Proteins from a genomic interval of Clostridium sp. M62/1:
- a CDS encoding esterase/lipase family protein, which produces MKQLTKYGVRAFYSAGIFLTANTVLAGVLWPEMGGLWRTTAAAVFLLANLLPSFANRSLPTSRLRRCGNGCELLTLFLISATASVLFTLYGAKRMFDESFWLFFWQILTAFLAEAAVFWNGMVRIYLSSFQLGAKWRVIGALCGWIPVVNLLVLIRLIRIVREETDFESMRILRNRERKEERLCATRYPILMVHGVFFRDYKYFNYWGRIPKELEENGAVIYYGNHQSAASVADSGRELLERIRELSRETGCEKFNLIAHSKGGLDCRYALSVLGMDQYAASLTTINTPHRGCVFADYLLNEIPKPVKDKVAAGYNRALRKLGDDKPDFLAAVTDLTASALRDFNQKVPDCPGVFYQSVGSKLNRASGGRFPLNFSHALVRYFDGPNDGLVAESSFPWGERFRFLTARGKRGISHGDMIDLNRENIPDFDVREFYVELVHDLKERGC; this is translated from the coding sequence ATGAAACAGCTTACAAAGTACGGAGTCCGCGCTTTCTACTCAGCAGGCATCTTCCTGACAGCCAACACCGTTCTGGCAGGAGTACTCTGGCCGGAGATGGGAGGGCTGTGGAGAACAACGGCGGCAGCAGTCTTTCTTCTGGCCAATCTTCTTCCCTCTTTTGCCAACAGGAGTCTGCCAACGTCCAGGCTCAGACGCTGCGGGAACGGCTGTGAGCTGCTGACATTGTTTTTAATATCCGCCACAGCCAGCGTCCTCTTTACTCTGTACGGGGCAAAGCGGATGTTTGACGAGTCCTTCTGGCTGTTTTTCTGGCAGATACTTACCGCATTTCTGGCAGAGGCAGCCGTATTCTGGAATGGAATGGTGAGAATCTATCTTTCTTCCTTTCAGCTTGGAGCCAAATGGAGGGTCATAGGCGCCCTGTGCGGATGGATTCCCGTTGTAAACCTGCTGGTTCTGATTCGCCTGATTCGGATCGTGAGGGAGGAAACGGATTTTGAGAGTATGAGGATACTCAGAAACAGGGAGAGGAAGGAGGAGAGGCTCTGCGCCACCAGATATCCGATTCTCATGGTGCACGGCGTATTTTTCCGGGATTACAAATACTTTAACTACTGGGGCAGGATTCCGAAAGAGCTGGAAGAAAACGGGGCTGTCATCTATTACGGAAATCACCAGTCAGCTGCATCGGTGGCTGACAGCGGCAGGGAGCTTTTAGAAAGAATCCGGGAGCTTTCCCGGGAGACAGGATGTGAAAAGTTCAATCTCATTGCCCACTCGAAGGGCGGCCTGGACTGCCGCTATGCCCTGAGCGTTCTCGGTATGGATCAGTATGCGGCATCCCTCACCACGATCAATACGCCTCACAGAGGCTGTGTGTTTGCAGATTATCTCCTGAATGAAATTCCAAAGCCGGTGAAGGATAAGGTCGCGGCCGGGTACAACAGAGCCCTCAGAAAGCTGGGAGACGATAAGCCGGACTTTCTGGCAGCAGTCACTGATCTGACAGCCTCCGCCTTAAGAGACTTCAATCAGAAGGTACCCGACTGTCCCGGAGTCTTTTACCAGAGCGTGGGCTCGAAGCTGAACCGTGCCTCTGGAGGAAGATTTCCCCTCAATTTCTCCCATGCCCTGGTCCGGTATTTTGACGGGCCCAATGACGGGCTGGTGGCGGAGAGCTCCTTTCCGTGGGGAGAACGCTTCCGCTTTCTGACAGCCAGAGGAAAGAGAGGGATCTCCCACGGAGACATGATCGATCTGAACCGGGAGAATATCCCTGATTTCGACGTGAGAGAATTCTATGTGGAGCTGGTCCATGATCTGAAAGAGAGAGGCTGTTAG
- a CDS encoding TatD family hydrolase, giving the protein MRLFDAHAHLGDEEELLSRKRENISSLVCAGTPEEAERLMLLCEHSPFSPILLPALGLHPWQAGNVSFRDMEPWLLKAPVIGEIGMDSVWCDVPLSKQEKVFCAQLELASALKKPVVLHTKGQEKKIAGLIRNYENTYLVHWYSGEEGLSEFLELDCYFTVGPDVFYNPSVQRAARLAPENRLLVETDGCSAVKWAYENFCRSRSVSERSRGEVHSEILPLPDWRDIRGVLEHSIRKTALLRAEAQKGSLKETVPDKGFPEPLAERLAGIMEQNFLRFLSKERG; this is encoded by the coding sequence ATGAGACTGTTTGATGCCCATGCTCATTTGGGAGATGAGGAGGAGCTTCTCTCCAGAAAGCGGGAAAATATCTCCTCCCTCGTCTGCGCAGGAACACCTGAGGAAGCTGAGCGCCTCATGCTTCTGTGCGAACATTCTCCATTCTCCCCAATTCTTCTGCCCGCCCTGGGCCTTCATCCATGGCAGGCAGGAAATGTCTCCTTCAGGGACATGGAGCCCTGGCTTCTCAAGGCCCCCGTCATCGGTGAAATCGGCATGGACAGCGTCTGGTGCGACGTTCCTCTTTCCAAGCAGGAGAAGGTTTTCTGCGCCCAGCTGGAGCTGGCCAGCGCTCTGAAAAAACCTGTTGTTCTCCACACCAAGGGTCAGGAAAAAAAGATCGCGGGTCTTATCAGAAACTATGAAAATACCTATCTCGTCCACTGGTATTCCGGGGAGGAGGGGCTCTCAGAATTTCTGGAGCTTGACTGCTACTTTACCGTCGGCCCCGATGTCTTTTATAATCCTTCTGTGCAGAGGGCTGCCAGGCTCGCACCTGAAAACCGCCTTCTTGTGGAGACAGACGGATGTTCGGCAGTCAAATGGGCCTACGAAAACTTCTGCCGGAGCCGTTCCGTCTCAGAGCGCTCCCGGGGGGAGGTGCACTCAGAGATCCTCCCTCTTCCTGACTGGCGGGATATACGCGGGGTTCTGGAGCACAGTATCCGCAAGACGGCTCTCCTGAGAGCAGAAGCTCAGAAAGGAAGCCTTAAGGAGACTGTCCCGGACAAAGGCTTTCCTGAGCCCCTGGCAGAACGACTGGCCGGCATCATGGAGCAGAACTTTCTGCGGTTCTTATCAAAAGAGAGAGGCTAA
- a CDS encoding ABC transporter ATP-binding protein gives MKLEISDLAFSYEDRPLFSSLSLSVKEGEFVSILGPSGCGKSTILKLLTGVLKKESGSVLVDGKELSGAGGHFAYMPQNDLLFPWKNILDNVCLYGRIHGSMDRARKEALDNFPAFGLSGYEYKYPGSLSGGMRQRAAFLRTALCEADILLLDEPFGALDVITRGEMQDWLLTMRERLNRTVLLVTHDMDEAIYLSDRILILNGSPARITCEISVEEKNRSRSWLYEQGSLRQTIYREIIKTGGKEHETV, from the coding sequence ATGAAGTTAGAAATCTCTGACCTGGCTTTTTCCTATGAGGACAGACCTCTGTTTTCCTCCCTCTCCCTCTCCGTGAAGGAGGGAGAGTTTGTGAGCATCCTGGGCCCCTCCGGCTGCGGAAAGTCCACGATTTTAAAGCTCCTCACCGGAGTTCTTAAGAAGGAGTCCGGCTCTGTCCTGGTAGACGGAAAGGAATTGTCAGGAGCCGGCGGACATTTCGCCTACATGCCGCAGAATGATCTCCTCTTTCCCTGGAAAAATATTCTCGACAACGTATGTCTCTACGGCAGAATTCACGGCTCGATGGACAGGGCGAGAAAGGAGGCTCTGGACAATTTCCCGGCCTTCGGCCTTTCCGGTTATGAATATAAATATCCCGGTTCTCTCTCCGGCGGAATGCGGCAGAGGGCGGCTTTTTTGAGAACCGCTCTCTGTGAAGCGGACATCCTCCTGCTGGACGAGCCCTTCGGCGCCCTGGACGTCATCACCAGAGGAGAAATGCAGGACTGGCTTCTGACTATGAGAGAACGGCTGAACCGAACCGTCCTCCTAGTCACCCACGACATGGACGAGGCCATCTACCTGTCCGACAGAATTCTCATACTGAACGGTTCTCCCGCCCGCATTACCTGCGAGATCTCCGTCGAAGAGAAAAACAGGAGCCGTTCCTGGCTCTATGAGCAGGGCAGCCTTCGCCAGACCATCTACCGGGAAATCATAAAGACAGGAGGGAAAGAACATGAGACTGTTTGA
- a CDS encoding ABC transporter substrate-binding protein, with translation MKKKQLTALTLAALMAASLTACSGAGSASEGESKGDGTESSLQAPSSEQTGAPSESGSTSEALEDVTVILDYVANTNHTGMYVALDQGYYAEEGLNVTIAEPTEGATATLVAVGKGDFGISYQEDVTIALTSEEPLPIKAIAAIIQHNTSGFVTSADKNITSPKDFEGKTYAGWGGPGESAVLEAVMTQAGADFSKLNMVISDGSGFAALKDQVDIMWFFEGWDNITCKLNDFPINYMPVRELDDRLDYYTPVIIANTDTLSKRPEMVRKFLRATERGYLYAIEHPQESAEILHKYAPDYSLEMLTMSQEFLSGKYMEDTEVWGSMSDETWDNYTDFMVEYGVIDEAIPAADCYTNEFLPGEAE, from the coding sequence ATGAAAAAGAAACAGCTGACAGCTCTCACTCTGGCGGCCCTCATGGCCGCATCTCTCACTGCCTGCTCCGGCGCAGGCTCCGCTTCTGAAGGCGAATCCAAAGGTGACGGCACGGAATCCTCCCTGCAGGCTCCATCATCAGAGCAGACAGGCGCCCCCTCAGAAAGCGGCAGCACCTCAGAAGCTCTCGAGGATGTCACCGTCATCCTGGACTATGTGGCCAATACCAACCATACCGGAATGTACGTGGCTCTGGATCAGGGCTATTATGCTGAAGAAGGTCTGAATGTAACCATCGCAGAGCCCACAGAGGGCGCCACAGCCACTCTTGTGGCAGTGGGCAAGGGAGATTTCGGCATCAGCTACCAGGAGGATGTGACCATCGCCCTGACCTCAGAGGAGCCTCTGCCCATAAAGGCGATTGCCGCCATTATCCAGCACAATACCTCCGGCTTTGTCACCTCAGCCGACAAGAATATCACCTCCCCAAAGGACTTTGAGGGAAAGACCTACGCAGGCTGGGGCGGCCCCGGAGAGTCTGCTGTGCTGGAGGCTGTGATGACACAGGCCGGTGCAGATTTCTCCAAGCTCAATATGGTTATCTCCGACGGCTCCGGCTTTGCCGCCTTAAAGGATCAGGTGGATATTATGTGGTTCTTTGAGGGATGGGACAATATCACCTGCAAGCTCAACGACTTCCCGATCAACTACATGCCTGTAAGAGAGCTGGACGACCGGCTCGACTACTATACTCCGGTTATCATCGCCAACACAGACACCCTCTCCAAGCGTCCGGAGATGGTCCGCAAATTCCTGCGCGCCACAGAGAGAGGATACCTCTACGCTATCGAGCATCCTCAGGAGAGCGCCGAGATCCTTCACAAGTATGCCCCCGATTACTCTCTGGAAATGCTGACCATGTCCCAGGAATTCCTCTCCGGAAAATACATGGAGGACACAGAGGTGTGGGGAAGCATGTCCGATGAAACCTGGGACAACTACACAGACTTTATGGTGGAATACGGCGTCATCGACGAGGCAATCCCTGCCGCCGACTGCTATACCAACGAATTTCTCCCCGGTGAGGCAGAATAA
- a CDS encoding ABC transporter permease has product MKYAKRAAPVLALAAVLILWELAVDLFKIPLYVLPSPAKVVLALAADRSVLFSHGLVTVSEALLGMGISLVLAVLLGILMDAFAPVRRCVYPILVVTQTVPMIVLSPILIIYLGFGLAPKILTVVLMCFFPVAVSFTDGMAQLDPEYMYLVRSFGAGKWEAYRLVKIPAAIPSLLSGLKVAATYSISGAVVGEWIGAQKGLGYYLLRVKNGYMLDKVFACVLVIVFLSLCMNLAIWLIQKTAAPYMGQKGTEK; this is encoded by the coding sequence ATGAAATATGCAAAACGCGCCGCGCCTGTTCTCGCGCTGGCCGCAGTTCTCATCCTCTGGGAGCTTGCCGTGGATCTTTTTAAAATCCCTCTCTATGTGCTCCCCTCCCCTGCAAAGGTGGTTCTGGCGCTGGCAGCGGATCGCTCGGTCCTTTTTAGCCACGGTCTTGTAACCGTCTCTGAGGCCCTGCTCGGAATGGGAATCTCTCTGGTACTTGCTGTGCTGCTGGGCATTCTCATGGACGCCTTCGCTCCGGTGCGCCGGTGTGTCTACCCAATCTTGGTGGTGACGCAGACGGTTCCCATGATTGTGCTTTCGCCCATCCTCATTATCTATCTCGGTTTCGGCCTGGCGCCAAAAATCCTGACCGTTGTGCTGATGTGCTTCTTTCCTGTGGCTGTCAGCTTCACCGACGGGATGGCTCAGCTGGATCCGGAGTACATGTACCTTGTCCGCTCCTTCGGAGCAGGAAAGTGGGAGGCCTACCGTCTGGTAAAAATCCCTGCCGCCATTCCTTCTCTCCTGTCCGGCCTGAAGGTAGCCGCCACGTACAGCATCAGCGGAGCTGTGGTCGGCGAGTGGATCGGAGCGCAGAAGGGTCTTGGCTACTATCTGCTGCGTGTTAAAAACGGCTACATGCTGGACAAGGTCTTTGCCTGCGTCCTGGTCATCGTTTTTCTCAGCCTGTGTATGAATCTGGCTATCTGGCTTATCCAGAAAACGGCTGCCCCTTACATGGGACAGAAGGGAACTGAAAAATAG
- a CDS encoding desulfoferrodoxin family protein → MALKFYVCKHCGNIVTYVKNAGVPVMCCGEKMSEIVPGTSDGAHEKHVPAVSVEGQKVTVKVGEVEHPMLEAHWIQWIALETKQGSQIKYLNPGEKPEAEFVLSEGDEAVAAYEYCNLHGLWKKEI, encoded by the coding sequence ATGGCATTAAAATTTTATGTCTGTAAGCATTGTGGAAATATCGTAACTTATGTAAAGAATGCGGGCGTACCGGTTATGTGCTGCGGAGAGAAGATGAGCGAGATTGTTCCGGGAACCAGCGACGGAGCTCATGAGAAGCATGTGCCTGCTGTTTCAGTGGAGGGACAGAAGGTTACTGTTAAGGTAGGAGAGGTTGAGCACCCGATGCTGGAGGCTCACTGGATCCAGTGGATTGCTCTCGAGACAAAGCAGGGCAGCCAGATCAAATATCTGAATCCGGGAGAGAAGCCGGAGGCAGAGTTTGTTCTCAGCGAAGGAGACGAGGCAGTGGCTGCATACGAGTACTGCAACCTTCACGGACTCTGGAAGAAGGAAATCTAA
- a CDS encoding FAD binding domain-containing protein: MIHYTNFVMAGSLDEAYELNKKKSSVICGGFCWLRLQNRTIQTLIDLSGLGLEKIEETKEQFEIGCMATLRSLETHEGLNRWAGGAFADSVRHIVGTQFRNCATVGGSIYGRFGFSDVLTLFLALDAQVKLYKAGVMPLRDFLDRKEDGDILVSVLVRKGQARISYESMRNEAVDFPVLTAAVCERGDKTTVSIGARPARAAAVTVENGYFAENVADRKAAAEKLIESLRFGTNMRASAQYRKYLAGVLLMRCLDRIDRERSLERKGGNETWN, from the coding sequence GTGATTCATTACACGAATTTTGTCATGGCGGGGAGCCTGGATGAGGCCTATGAACTGAATAAGAAGAAATCCTCTGTTATCTGCGGCGGCTTTTGCTGGCTCAGACTTCAGAACAGGACAATCCAGACGCTGATCGATTTGAGCGGGCTGGGACTTGAGAAGATAGAGGAGACAAAAGAGCAGTTTGAGATAGGATGCATGGCCACCCTGAGAAGCCTGGAAACGCACGAAGGGCTGAACCGCTGGGCAGGCGGGGCCTTCGCAGACAGCGTGCGTCACATTGTGGGAACCCAGTTCAGAAACTGCGCGACTGTGGGCGGGAGTATCTATGGAAGGTTTGGCTTCTCCGATGTGCTCACCCTGTTTCTGGCCCTGGACGCCCAGGTGAAGCTTTATAAGGCCGGGGTGATGCCGCTCAGGGATTTTCTGGACAGAAAAGAAGACGGGGATATTCTCGTTTCCGTGCTGGTGAGGAAGGGACAGGCCCGAATATCCTATGAGAGCATGAGAAATGAAGCTGTGGATTTCCCGGTACTGACAGCGGCAGTCTGCGAGAGAGGGGATAAAACGACAGTTTCCATCGGAGCAAGGCCGGCCCGGGCGGCTGCCGTAACGGTGGAAAACGGATATTTTGCAGAGAACGTGGCGGACCGGAAAGCGGCGGCGGAGAAGCTGATCGAGTCCCTGCGCTTCGGCACGAACATGAGGGCCAGCGCCCAGTACAGGAAATATTTGGCCGGTGTTCTCCTGATGCGCTGTCTTGACAGGATTGACAGGGAGAGATCTCTGGAGAGGAAGGGAGGAAATGAAACGTGGAATTAA
- a CDS encoding (2Fe-2S)-binding protein, whose protein sequence is MELKCIINGQAVAAEARADMTLLDFLRARGYKSVKCGCETTNCGLCTVWLDGKPVLSCAVPAMRVQGREVTTLEGLKEEAEEFGRFLGEQGAEQCGFCSPGFIMNVLAMERELPGTPSSEEIREYLAGNLCRCTGYAGQMRAIRNWLACRRQKEGENA, encoded by the coding sequence GTGGAATTAAAATGTATTATAAACGGACAGGCTGTGGCCGCTGAAGCCAGAGCAGACATGACGCTTCTCGATTTCCTCCGGGCCAGAGGCTATAAAAGCGTAAAATGCGGATGCGAGACAACGAACTGCGGGCTCTGTACTGTATGGCTGGATGGAAAGCCGGTGCTCTCCTGCGCGGTTCCCGCCATGCGCGTCCAGGGCCGAGAGGTGACCACCCTGGAGGGACTGAAGGAGGAGGCAGAGGAGTTCGGGCGCTTCCTGGGAGAACAGGGAGCGGAACAGTGCGGCTTCTGTTCTCCTGGTTTTATTATGAATGTGCTTGCCATGGAAAGAGAGCTGCCCGGCACCCCGTCCTCTGAGGAGATCCGGGAATATCTGGCAGGCAATCTGTGCCGCTGCACGGGATATGCAGGCCAGATGAGAGCCATCCGAAACTGGCTGGCCTGCAGAAGACAGAAGGAGGGTGAGAACGCATGA
- a CDS encoding xanthine dehydrogenase family protein molybdopterin-binding subunit yields the protein MKAPNTNYVNRPVMKKDAMALVTGRAVYTDDIAPSDCLVVKALRSPHAHALVKNIDTEKAKKVPGIACVLTWEDSPRCRFTQAGQTYPEPSPYDRYIIDRRVRFVGDVAAVVAGETEEAVDRALKLIKTEYEVLTPVLDFRTAKDNPVLVHPEEDWKALCPVGADNQRNLCASGGEEEGDVDAVLADCDLVLERTYHTKANNQTMMETFRTFTYMDAFGRLNVVSSTQVPFHIRRILATALGIDKSRVRVVKPRIGGGFGAKQTGVSEIYPALVTMKTGRPAKMIYSRYESMIAASPRHEMEVRVKMGLNKDGLVRAIDVYTLSNTGAYGEHGPTTVGLSGHKSIPIYTPEAFRFRYDVVYTNFQASGAYRGYGATQGLFAVESALNEAAGILGIDPLEIRRMNFVREGQRMPAYYNELLESCHVEQCMNRAAQMIGWKDKYPRRDMGNGKVRGVGVGIAMQGSGISGVDVGSVTIRLADSGHYNMLIGATDMGTGCDTILAQMAADCLECEVDQIVVYGVDTDNSPYDSGSYASSTTYITGMATVKACGELRDKIVRLGAQMLEAEEADADFDGSFVYLLGDEEKRVSLADIAAKSMCGNDLSLEASASHSSPKSPPPFMCGMAEVEVDLETGQIDVINYKAAVDCGTVINPALARVQAEGGIVQGIGMTLYEDINYSEKGKLKENSFMQYKIPARVEIPDLEVEFESSYEPTGPFGAKSIGEVVINTPLPAIAHAVYNATGLWFHELPITPEKVIRGLGKLK from the coding sequence ATGAAGGCCCCAAATACAAACTATGTAAACCGCCCGGTGATGAAAAAGGATGCCATGGCTCTTGTGACAGGGCGCGCCGTCTATACAGACGACATTGCGCCGTCAGACTGCCTGGTGGTGAAGGCCCTCAGGAGCCCTCACGCCCACGCTCTTGTGAAAAATATAGACACAGAGAAGGCAAAAAAGGTTCCCGGCATCGCCTGCGTGCTGACCTGGGAGGACTCCCCCAGATGCCGTTTTACCCAGGCAGGTCAGACCTACCCTGAGCCAAGCCCCTATGACCGGTATATTATCGACAGGAGGGTGCGCTTTGTGGGCGATGTGGCTGCTGTCGTGGCAGGGGAGACAGAGGAGGCAGTGGACAGAGCCCTGAAGCTGATCAAGACCGAGTATGAGGTGCTGACGCCTGTTCTGGACTTCAGAACAGCCAAGGACAATCCGGTGTTAGTTCATCCGGAAGAGGACTGGAAGGCCCTCTGTCCGGTGGGAGCGGACAACCAGAGAAACCTCTGCGCCAGCGGCGGCGAGGAGGAGGGCGATGTGGATGCCGTGCTGGCAGACTGCGATCTGGTGCTTGAGAGAACCTACCACACCAAGGCCAACAACCAGACCATGATGGAAACCTTCCGAACCTTCACCTACATGGACGCTTTCGGCCGCTTAAATGTGGTTTCGTCCACACAGGTGCCCTTCCACATCAGACGAATCCTGGCAACGGCCCTGGGAATTGACAAGTCCAGAGTGAGGGTGGTGAAGCCGAGAATCGGAGGAGGCTTCGGAGCCAAGCAGACAGGAGTGTCAGAGATCTATCCGGCTCTTGTCACCATGAAAACAGGACGGCCTGCAAAGATGATTTATTCCCGCTATGAATCCATGATCGCAGCCTCACCCAGACACGAGATGGAGGTGCGGGTGAAGATGGGACTCAATAAGGACGGCCTGGTGCGGGCCATTGACGTCTACACCCTGTCCAATACGGGAGCCTATGGAGAGCACGGCCCCACAACGGTAGGCCTTTCCGGTCACAAGTCAATCCCCATCTACACGCCGGAGGCCTTCCGGTTCCGGTATGATGTGGTGTACACCAACTTCCAGGCGTCCGGCGCCTACAGAGGCTACGGAGCGACCCAAGGACTTTTTGCCGTGGAGTCAGCCCTCAACGAGGCGGCTGGAATTCTGGGGATCGATCCCCTTGAGATCCGCCGGATGAACTTTGTGAGGGAAGGCCAGAGGATGCCGGCCTACTACAATGAGCTCCTTGAGAGCTGTCATGTGGAGCAGTGCATGAACCGGGCTGCCCAGATGATTGGCTGGAAAGACAAATACCCAAGGCGAGATATGGGCAATGGAAAAGTCAGGGGAGTGGGCGTGGGAATCGCCATGCAGGGCTCCGGAATCTCCGGTGTGGACGTGGGAAGTGTTACCATCCGCCTGGCGGACAGCGGCCATTACAACATGCTGATCGGAGCCACGGACATGGGAACCGGATGTGACACGATCCTAGCCCAGATGGCTGCGGACTGTCTGGAATGCGAGGTGGATCAGATCGTCGTGTACGGTGTTGACACGGACAACTCCCCCTATGATTCCGGCTCCTACGCTTCCAGCACTACCTATATTACGGGTATGGCCACGGTAAAGGCCTGCGGGGAACTCAGGGATAAGATTGTACGGCTGGGGGCCCAGATGCTGGAAGCAGAAGAGGCGGACGCAGACTTTGACGGCTCTTTCGTCTATCTTTTAGGGGATGAGGAAAAGCGTGTCTCCCTGGCAGATATTGCCGCGAAGAGCATGTGCGGAAACGATCTGTCCCTGGAGGCCTCAGCTTCTCACTCCTCACCGAAGTCACCGCCTCCCTTTATGTGCGGAATGGCCGAGGTGGAGGTAGATCTGGAGACGGGACAGATCGATGTGATTAACTACAAGGCTGCCGTGGACTGCGGAACGGTTATCAACCCGGCACTTGCGCGGGTACAGGCGGAGGGCGGCATTGTCCAGGGAATCGGAATGACCCTCTACGAGGATATTAACTACTCGGAGAAGGGAAAACTCAAAGAAAATTCCTTTATGCAGTACAAGATACCGGCCAGGGTGGAGATCCCTGATCTGGAGGTGGAGTTTGAGTCCAGCTACGAGCCCACTGGTCCCTTTGGCGCCAAGTCCATCGGAGAGGTGGTTATCAACACCCCGCTTCCGGCTATCGCCCACGCTGTCTACAATGCAACAGGACTCTGGTTCCACGAGCTTCCGATCACGCCGGAAAAGGTAATCCGCGGTCTCGGAAAGCTCAAATAG
- a CDS encoding nucleotidyltransferase family protein, protein MIYHILLASGLSRRFGGNKLLYPVDGIPMYLRALRCAVFVRRRLGTRIIFVTSSRELAKRAVMEAAKAEGEGHTGRNQTEEPAGEYWPSAGIQAVLNDRPEEGISRSIRLGIQAAGAGPEDWLLFSVCDQPWLTGEEVCRLAERALSSGRGIAALSRNEEAGNPVLFKGSYADELLALTGDRGGKAVLKRHWEDVLLVEAEHEKSLQDLDERP, encoded by the coding sequence GTGATCTACCACATTCTGCTGGCCTCCGGGCTGTCCAGGCGGTTTGGAGGCAATAAGCTCCTGTATCCGGTGGACGGAATTCCCATGTATCTTCGCGCCCTCCGGTGTGCGGTTTTCGTAAGGCGCAGGCTGGGAACGAGAATCATTTTCGTGACTTCCAGCCGGGAGCTGGCAAAAAGAGCTGTCATGGAGGCCGCGAAGGCAGAAGGGGAAGGGCATACAGGGAGGAACCAGACAGAGGAACCGGCCGGTGAGTATTGGCCCTCCGCAGGGATTCAGGCTGTGCTCAATGACAGACCCGAGGAGGGGATCTCCCGCTCCATCCGTCTGGGAATCCAGGCGGCCGGGGCCGGGCCTGAGGACTGGCTTCTGTTTTCTGTCTGTGATCAGCCGTGGCTTACAGGTGAGGAGGTGTGCCGCCTGGCAGAGAGGGCCCTAAGCTCGGGCCGGGGAATTGCGGCTCTGTCGCGAAACGAAGAGGCGGGAAATCCCGTTCTCTTTAAGGGAAGCTATGCAGACGAGCTGCTGGCCCTTACCGGGGACAGGGGCGGAAAGGCAGTGCTGAAAAGACACTGGGAGGATGTGCTTCTTGTGGAAGCGGAACATGAGAAATCACTTCAGGATCTGGATGAGAGACCCTGA
- a CDS encoding type IV toxin-antitoxin system AbiEi family antitoxin domain-containing protein, with protein MKGSGTVGQFEQLDHLLETQDGMLRTAQVVSAGISKPVFYDYVRSRELERVAHGIYLSRDAWVDAMYLLHLRVGQAVFSHETALFFHDLTDREPMEYTVTVKTGYNPTKLKAEGVQVFTIKAELHEVGLITAQTPFGHTVPVYDMERTICDLLRSRNNMETQIFQGALKMYARRKDKDLRNLMRYAGMFRVEKILRQYLEVLL; from the coding sequence ATGAAAGGAAGTGGTACGGTGGGACAATTTGAACAGCTGGATCATCTGCTGGAAACACAGGACGGGATGCTGCGAACAGCTCAAGTAGTATCTGCTGGTATTTCCAAGCCTGTTTTTTATGATTATGTGCGCTCACGGGAATTGGAGCGGGTTGCACATGGGATTTATCTTTCCAGGGATGCATGGGTAGACGCTATGTATTTACTTCATCTACGGGTTGGACAGGCAGTGTTTTCCCATGAAACGGCTTTATTTTTTCATGATTTGACAGATCGTGAACCAATGGAATATACCGTTACCGTTAAGACGGGCTACAACCCTACTAAACTGAAAGCTGAAGGTGTGCAGGTGTTTACTATTAAAGCAGAGTTGCATGAGGTGGGTCTGATAACGGCTCAGACACCTTTTGGACATACGGTTCCTGTCTATGACATGGAGCGTACCATCTGCGATCTGCTCCGCAGCCGGAACAATATGGAGACGCAGATTTTTCAAGGTGCGTTAAAGATGTATGCCAGAAGAAAGGACAAAGACCTGCGGAATTTGATGAGGTATGCCGGTATGTTCCGGGTAGAAAAAATTTTACGGCAGTATTTGGAGGTGCTTCTATGA